In the Chlorobium limicola DSM 245 genome, one interval contains:
- a CDS encoding TonB-dependent receptor plug domain-containing protein produces MKKREYLLLALLIGAAEPLRAEESESRFTLEETVVTATLAETSVSKVPAAIEVITAGEIEEMGAETLHQVLSEAQSVTLEPTSGRQSVVRMRGLGSNSALVMLDGVRLPSGFQDKVDLVEIPAGIIERIEIVRGPGSALYGSDAIAGVINVITKKPSGQSKAWLSSRYGESRHGEAEETVFDAGVSGSTGSLGYVLAGSFSDKGRFDFDSADKKTDGDDMRIASGAGRLVWQAGERTVVSLGAIYAEVEREGIRPKRNKENDWYNNSDRFTGSLELQHELGESSELLLRLSRSEYDWGLKLIPRDNTASELHDVEQVSTQYEGRWRGKITDGHIVTAGMEYRADDRIDDGFESEIENFALFLQDEVSLGERVQAVLGLRYDDHSAFGSVFSPRINLAYRVSDLLRLRAAYGEGFRAPTAFELYSGSPYTINRILIPNPDLEPEASRTWEVGADLKHRGLSLGLTAFRNDIRDMIAEVFTGRYESKNPKIPVNRAWRISPMR; encoded by the coding sequence ATGAAAAAAAGAGAATACCTTCTATTGGCGCTGCTGATTGGCGCTGCTGAGCCTCTTCGGGCGGAAGAGAGCGAGTCTCGCTTTACGCTCGAAGAGACCGTCGTGACGGCGACTCTTGCGGAGACTTCCGTCAGTAAGGTTCCGGCGGCTATAGAGGTCATCACGGCAGGCGAGATTGAGGAGATGGGGGCAGAGACGCTGCATCAGGTTCTCTCCGAGGCCCAGAGCGTTACGCTTGAGCCGACCAGCGGTCGACAGAGCGTCGTTCGGATGCGGGGGCTTGGTAGTAATTCCGCGCTGGTCATGCTCGATGGCGTACGGTTGCCGTCCGGTTTTCAGGATAAGGTTGATCTGGTTGAAATTCCTGCCGGCATCATCGAGCGAATTGAAATCGTGCGCGGACCGGGTTCTGCCCTCTACGGCAGCGATGCTATAGCCGGCGTTATCAATGTTATAACGAAGAAGCCTTCCGGCCAGTCGAAGGCATGGTTGAGTTCCCGTTACGGCGAAAGCCGCCATGGCGAAGCAGAAGAGACGGTATTCGATGCCGGCGTCAGCGGCAGTACCGGTTCGCTCGGGTATGTTCTTGCGGGTTCTTTTTCCGATAAGGGCCGTTTCGATTTTGATTCTGCCGACAAGAAAACCGATGGTGATGACATGCGCATCGCATCAGGCGCCGGTCGTCTGGTCTGGCAGGCGGGCGAACGTACCGTGGTCAGCCTTGGGGCGATCTATGCGGAAGTCGAGCGCGAGGGCATCCGTCCGAAAAGAAACAAGGAGAACGACTGGTACAACAATTCCGACCGGTTTACCGGCAGTCTCGAACTGCAGCATGAGTTGGGGGAAAGTTCGGAGCTGCTGCTGCGCCTCTCGCGTTCAGAATACGACTGGGGACTGAAACTGATTCCCCGCGACAATACGGCGTCAGAACTGCACGATGTGGAACAGGTTTCGACTCAGTACGAAGGCCGCTGGAGAGGAAAGATTACAGACGGTCATATCGTGACTGCGGGAATGGAGTACCGTGCAGATGACCGGATTGACGACGGCTTTGAGAGCGAGATTGAGAATTTCGCCCTCTTTTTGCAGGACGAGGTGTCGCTGGGCGAAAGGGTTCAGGCCGTTCTCGGGCTTCGTTACGACGATCACTCCGCTTTCGGATCGGTCTTCAGTCCGAGAATCAATCTTGCATATCGAGTGAGCGATCTGCTTCGACTGCGTGCAGCCTATGGCGAAGGTTTCCGCGCTCCGACCGCTTTCGAGCTCTATTCCGGTTCGCCCTATACTATCAACCGGATACTCATTCCTAACCCCGATCTCGAACCGGAAGCGTCGAGGACCTGGGAGGTTGGTGCCGATCTCAAACACAGAGGGTTATCGCTTGGCCTGACGGCGTTCAGGAACGATATCAGGGATATGATAGCGGAGGTGTTTACTGGACGATATGAAAGTAAAAATCCGAAAATTCCGGTCAACAGAGCATGGAGAATATCGCCGATGCGATGA